From a single Nicotiana tomentosiformis chromosome 2, ASM39032v3, whole genome shotgun sequence genomic region:
- the LOC104085337 gene encoding uncharacterized protein, with amino-acid sequence MGGCVSTPANTIRVRKKHHHRHRKYHRKNSNSGLVGTRKRNSDARVTDIAVSEFVHTTTTSGRSEVSSSTFHLTQLQWQHSQIDANVLCQEEAWFDTHSILESDSDDDFSSIHGDIFPNISSGQVLQYETSSCFMDSKLKYKEYHEKYLMIDGSKTEKVLSKDVVQEPNGLVVVSAQDYDPSLGKGEDLGTKKKKNLDCAYASFKSVKKDKLQEKTQENVFKSVLPKLVSSLSFNDKTICASNSGPHSQVKKSTIIRLSLKRTSVDGEEKNEYRSSRKYLLRPRAGLVIPCCREEKPLAGSWSKIEPSNFKLRGDSYFKDKRKCPAPNVSPYIPIGVDLFVCPRKINHIAQHIELPSIKGDGRIPPLLIVNIQLPTYPAPMFLGDADGEGLSLVIYFKLSESFEEDISPQFQDFIKRFIEDDMEKVKGFAKESIVPFRERLKIMVGLVNPDELVSSATERKLLNAYNEKPVLSRPQHNFYQGPDYFEVDLDIHRFSYIARKGLDAFRERLRHGIVDLGLTIQAQKPEELPEKVLGCVRLNKIDFVDRGQIPTLVRVEEDSCSD; translated from the exons TTGTGTATCAACTCCAGCAAACACAATCAGGGTAAGGAAGAAACACCATCATCGCCACAGAAAATACCATAGAAAGAATTCAAACTCAGGTCTAGTAGGAACCAGGAAAAGAAACAGCGATGCACGGGTGACAGATATTGCTGTTAGTGAGTTTGTTCATACAACTACAACCTCCGGAAGATCTGAGGTTTCCAGTTCCACATTCCATCTTACTCAGTTGCAGTGGCAACATAGTCAAATAGATGCTAATG TTCTTTGCCAAGAAGAAGCATGGTTTGACACGCACAGCATTTTGGAGTCCGACTCAGATGATGACTTCAGTAGTATTCATGGAG ATATTTTCCCCAATATTTCAAGTGGACAAGTACTTCAGTATGAAACTTCATCATGCTTTATGGATAGCAAACTCAAGTACAAAGAATACCATGAGAAATATCTCATGATAGACGGCAGTAAAACCGAGAAGGTTTTGAGCAAAGATGTAGTTCAGGAACCAAATGGACTTGTAGTTGTAAGTGCTCAAGACTATGATCCATCCCTAGGGAAGGGTGAAGACCTTGGcaccaaaaaaaagaagaatttgGATTGTGCCTATGCAAGTTTTAAAAGTGTaaaaaaggataaattacaggAGAAAACTCAGGAGAATGTTTTCAAGTCTGTCTTACCGAAGCTGGTTAGTTCATTGAGTTTCAACGACAAAACCATTTGTGCATCAAATTCAGGCCCACATTCTCAAGTAAAGAAATCAACTATTATAAGGCTTTCTCTGAAGAGGACATCTGTTGATGGAGAAGAAAAGAATGAATATC GTTCTTCAAGAAAGTATCTTCTCCGCCCCAGGGCTGGGCTCGTAATTCCTTGTTGCAGAGAAGAAAAGCCCCTTGCAGGAAGTTGGTCAAAGATCGAGCCCTCAAACTTCAAGCTCCGCGGTGATAGTTATTTCAA AGATAAGAGGAAATGCCCTGCTCCTAATGTGTCTCCTTATATTCCAATTGGGGTTGACTTATTTGTTTGCCCAAGAAAGATCAATCATATCGCACAGCACATTGAGCTTCCTTCTATAAAAGGAGATGGAAGAATACCTCCATTACTAATTGTTAACATTCAG TTGCCTACTTATCCTGCTCCAATGTTCCTTGGTGATGCTGATGGGGAAGGCTTGAGCCTTGTAATATATTTCAAACTTTCTGAAAGTTTTGAGGAGGACATCTCTCCTCAGTTTCAAGACTTCATCAAG AGATTCATCGAAGATGACATGGAAAAGGTTAAAGGATTTGCAAAAGAGTCAATCGTTCCTTTCAGAGAGAGATTGAAGATTATGGTTGGGTTAGTTAATCCAGATGAGCTTGTTTCAAGTGCAACTGAAAGGAAGCTTTTGAATGCTTACAATGAAAAGCCTGTGCTTTCTCGCCCTCAACACAACTTTTATCAG GGCCCGGATTACTTTGAAGTTGATCTTGACATTCATCGTTTCAGCTACATAGCAAGAAAGGGGCTTGATGCTTTTAGAGAACGTTTACGACATGGAATAGTTGATCTTGGTCTAACAATTCAG GCACAGAAGCCAGAGGAGTTGCCAGAGAAAGTGCTTGGTTGTGTTAGATTGAACAAGATAGATTTTGTTGATCGTGGCCAAATACCCACGCTTGTGAGAGTTGAGGAAGATTCGTGTTCAGATTAA